The Papaver somniferum cultivar HN1 chromosome 6, ASM357369v1, whole genome shotgun sequence genome segment AACGTATTTGTATTTGTCAGGCCGAGTCGATATGCATAAGATTGAACGTACTGTCCAGTACCTCATCGGCGCCGGCATGGTGAGTTTTGTACAAGTGCAATTTGTCAATTGGTAGCAAGAAAATTGTCAATTTTATGTAGCTAATGAATGAATGCCCTTGAAATGCAGGATCCAGGAACCGAAAACAATCCGTATTTGGGATATGTGTACACATCGTTTCAGGAGCGTGCGACATTCATATCACACGGCAACACTGCGCGTATGGCGAAAGAAGGAGGCGACCAAATACTTGCAAGAATATGCGGTACAATTGCAGCTGATGAGAAACGACACGAGAATGCCTACTCAAAAATCGTCGAAAAGCTGTTAGAACTTGATCCAAATGGAGCAATGTTAGCTATAGCTGATATGATGAGAAAAAAGATCACAATGCCAGCACATTTGATGTACGATGGCCAAGATCCTAAACTCTTCGAACATTTCGCAGCCGTTGCACAGAGGCTCGGTGTGTACACAGCACAGGATTATGCTGACATATTGGAGTTTCTAGTGGGGAGATGGAAACTAGAGAAAATTGAAGGGGGTTTGAGTAGTGACGGAAGAGAAGCGCAAGATTTCGTTTGCGGATTGGCACCTCGGATTCGGAAATTGCAAGAGCGAGCTGATGAGAGAGCAAAATCAATGAAGAAGGCTGGTCGTCATTGTGCAAAGTTTAGCTGGGTTTTTAACAAAGAAATTGCCTTGTTGTAGAGGAAGTGGTAGGATTTTGTGTTTTTGAATATGTCCTTCTTGTAAGCCCCTTTTCTGCAGTAGTTAATAAAAACAGTCCATGTTTTAGCCTTTCCAAAGCTTTTCATATAGAAACGCCATGTGTACTAGTATGCCGATACAAACAAGGAAAGTGAAACGCCTCGTCTCTACTTCTATTCACATGACGGGGCGTTTCCcatcttgctgctgctgctgcccccaTTGTTAGGTTCTTCCAGGTCTCTCTTTCACTCTCTCTTCAGGTTTGTATTTTTCTGAGCATTCTAAAGAGGAATTACTCTACATTTGAATTTAGGGGTTTTAgtgtatttttctaaatttcatttCGGAATTTTAAGGGTTTTATGCTTTCAGTTTGATGTTATCTATGAAGGTCTCAAAactggtaaaaaaaaaaagatgaaggtTAGAAATTGTTGTTCAACTATGGCAAGGGGGTATGGTGGGTGTGAAATCCTTGAGAAAGCATTCTATCATCTGTCTAATTTGCATTTTATGACTGATCACGTTGAGTATTAGAATCTGGTTTATTTTTACTAATTAATCTTCTCTTAATCTcaatttgagtaatgtgtattacTAATTACTTGATCTAGACAGTCAAATTGCCTGGATTCTCTTGGTTATGGTTGGTAGCTGTTGTGAAACCCTTGAAAGTTACATAAGATTTTTTTCATAAGTGCATTCAACAGAAATCACATAACTGGAGAAGTTCTCGAAAACGGGTGAAATGAGCACATGGGTTTGGTCCGTTTGGATTTTATGTTTAGAGGATTCTATACAAGCTCTGCAGACTGCATTTTCTAGCTAAGTTACGccattttagggctttttatacCGTTATTACAGATTAGTCTGTTTCTTTGTAGACCTGAATTTGTTTGGTGAATGTTAGTTGATCTAGACTCTCAAATACTTGGCACCTTTCTTGGTTATACCTTCATAGCAGCTACAAGACCCTTGCAGTTTTCAAAAAATAAGCTATTGCATTGCTTTATTCCCTTTGCATGTAGTGCAACAACACGAATCATGTTACTGTTTCTGCCTGCCTTGATTAACTGAGATATGATTTTGGGGGAGAAAATGTATCTAATTGTAGGTAAGAGCTCCTTTAAGCATATGAAGAAAACAACATGTGCAATTAGTAGATTGACTATGAAAATGCATATATCGTACCAGAATTATACAACACTGCTTCTTGAAAAATGATGCCCATTCTGTATTCCCAAAATAATGAACACCTTCAGTTATGTCTTGTTTTTTTACGAAAGACTGAAATGACATTGAAGATTGTAGATATGCTGTAAGTATAGAGTGTTGAATCCATTATTTCATAAACTTTGCAATCTTTCTCTTCACAATCTAGGTGGACATCATTGTCCCGTAGAATCCTCTTGGATCACAGGAACCTACACCATACTTTTCCAATGAATCTGTACATGACTCGATTGATTTTTAGTCAAGCACCTAattgctttttcttttcttttcttttcttttatttatttattttgttttggcaGGCAAACAGTCATGTATCTCAAGGCGGAATTGTCGTGGAACGTAGTGGTGCCTGCCGAGCAGGTGTATGGTGAACGGCTGCTTCTCCAAAGATCTATAATGTTGCAATTGTTGGAGGACTTCTCAAACCGCAAAGGTAACTCGGACTACGGGTATTTTTTGGCTCCTACTGTCTTGGAACGCATAGGGGACGGAAAGATCAGGCAGGATTCAGGCGACGTTCTCTTCCCTGTTGTTTTCAACTGTATCACCTTCAGACCGTTCAAGGGAGAGATCCTGTGTGGCGTGGTAAACAAGGTCATGAAATATGGGGTTATCCTAAGCTGTGGTCCCATTCCACAAGTTTTTATTTCAGTTAGAAAGATGGGAGATTACCATCACTTTCATGGAGAGAAGCAAGTTTTCCAGAATGACAAGGACTCCAAGATAGAGATGGATGTGCAAGTTCGTTTCAAGGTCCTTGGTGGGAAGTGGATTGAAACGGAAAGTCAATATCATGTCTTGGGAACCTTGGAAGGTGATTATCTGGGACCTATCTTCAGAGGTGAAAGCAAATTTTGAAGGTGCTCACATTCTCCCTCCCTGATAGATATgtgtgtatttttcttttttattttgtgtttggTAGGGCGGGTAAATGAACTGCACTTACAGCTTCATCGCCAGACGGATAAATGGATGTAAATGGGGTAGAAAAACTTACAATTAGTATTCTCAGGAAGTATCGTGAAAGATGTTATAACAATGTCAGGCACATTTTATATTTCGGAATGCAATATATCTGTCCAGTAATTACTTGTTGAAATTGATAAGAAGTATGCCTGCTTTTCTATAGGAACAGAGTTGGAGGGGAGAAAGTATCCTGCACCTGCTAATCTGTAGTACTGAGTCTACAGAAGCTTTCTGCAATATAGTGTTGCAGAAGAAATTGTACAAGTAAATTTTCATTTCCATGCCATAGGGGGATTGTAGCTCCATTGTTACTGAAGGGGTTCTGAAGAATCTTAGTGTCATGTACTGCCCAGCGATTTGAAATTGTTCAATGACTTAAGACATGGATTCACCAAAAATTGAACCATGTTGTTAAATTCAGCTGAGTTGATTGCCAGTTCTTGCAAAATACTAGTGTACTGGGAATGACTTTTGGTTGCAGTACCCAGTTTGTGTAACTTTCCTCAGATTAGAACTTTGTCCTTTTGGGGTTTGGTAAATATCATATATACAACTTCCATCAGGAATTCATAAACACAGAGGAAGAGGATAAATGCTCTATGGAGCAGAACAAATTCAACTCCCGCAaccggaaaaaaaagaagaagagagaaggtaa includes the following:
- the LOC113288399 gene encoding stearoyl-[acyl-carrier-protein] 9-desaturase 6, chloroplastic-like, which codes for MQSTLITPFSQNIASLPFQCRNPTQKIKFRQNAISAVAVSAPARRPPPVTHSMPPEKVEVFKSLEGWAKTSILPFLKPVEQCWQPSDFLPDPTDRTDAFFDEVRALRARTDELPDDYFVVLVGDMITEDALPTYQTMINTLDGVKDETGASAGPWAVWTRAWTAEENRHGDLLKTYLYLSGRVDMHKIERTVQYLIGAGMDPGTENNPYLGYVYTSFQERATFISHGNTARMAKEGGDQILARICGTIAADEKRHENAYSKIVEKLLELDPNGAMLAIADMMRKKITMPAHLMYDGQDPKLFEHFAAVAQRLGVYTAQDYADILEFLVGRWKLEKIEGGLSSDGREAQDFVCGLAPRIRKLQERADERAKSMKKAGRHCAKFSWVFNKEIALL
- the LOC113288401 gene encoding DNA-directed RNA polymerase V subunit 7-like, translating into MYLKAELSWNVVVPAEQVYGERLLLQRSIMLQLLEDFSNRKGNSDYGYFLAPTVLERIGDGKIRQDSGDVLFPVVFNCITFRPFKGEILCGVVNKVMKYGVILSCGPIPQVFISVRKMGDYHHFHGEKQVFQNDKDSKIEMDVQVRFKVLGGKWIETESQYHVLGTLEGDYLGPIFRGESKF